In Labilithrix sp., a genomic segment contains:
- a CDS encoding transporter has translation MSSFAERPFVVRHADHSVRRSPVRDLEVIHLGGNVVLLDYLRLGLDLPIQAFAKGNALAPFPSPPKEQGVGDLRLGADVRVVGKDDRPLRVALGAQAWAPVGEQAQWASDGTWRIRPRVTVAGDYRMFTWAGQLGLMFRDSRVGSELGVSVAAGVKLFEQLVVGPELTTSTRVDDFFGARGTPVEGLMGAHWLIARTVRIGAGVGRGFTIAYGDPNYRILGSIELAPEQGSRAAPRRKPPPTTPWSPPPIVDNDHDHVPDDVDACPGVAGIPTADPATNGCPPDTDGDQINDLGDACPTQPGPATTDPETTGCPPPKEE, from the coding sequence GTGTCGTCGTTCGCCGAGCGTCCCTTCGTCGTTCGCCACGCCGATCACTCCGTTCGCCGCTCCCCCGTCCGCGATCTCGAGGTCATCCACCTCGGCGGGAACGTCGTCCTCCTCGACTACCTTCGTCTCGGGCTCGACCTCCCGATCCAGGCGTTCGCGAAGGGCAACGCGCTCGCGCCGTTCCCGTCGCCGCCGAAGGAGCAAGGCGTCGGCGATCTCCGCCTCGGCGCCGACGTGCGCGTCGTCGGCAAGGACGACAGGCCGCTCCGCGTCGCGCTCGGAGCGCAGGCGTGGGCGCCCGTCGGCGAGCAGGCGCAGTGGGCGAGCGACGGCACGTGGCGCATCCGCCCGCGCGTCACGGTCGCGGGCGATTACCGCATGTTCACGTGGGCGGGGCAGCTCGGGCTCATGTTCCGCGACTCGCGCGTCGGCAGCGAGCTCGGTGTCTCCGTCGCGGCAGGCGTGAAGCTCTTCGAGCAGCTCGTGGTCGGACCGGAGCTCACGACCTCGACGCGGGTGGACGACTTCTTCGGCGCGCGCGGGACGCCGGTGGAGGGGCTCATGGGCGCGCACTGGCTCATCGCGCGCACGGTCCGCATCGGCGCCGGCGTCGGCCGCGGCTTCACGATCGCGTACGGCGATCCGAACTACCGCATCCTCGGATCGATCGAGCTCGCGCCGGAGCAAGGTTCGCGCGCCGCGCCGCGCCGGAAGCCTCCGCCCACGACGCCATGGTCGCCACCGCCGATCGTCGACAACGATCACGATCATGTCCCCGACGACGTCGACGCGTGCCCCGGCGTCGCCGGCATCCCGACCGCCGATCCTGCCACGAACGGCTGCCCGCCCGACACCGACGGCGATCAGATCAACGACCTCGGCGACGCGTGCCCCACGCAGCCGGGTCCCGCGACGACGGATCCCGAGACGACCGGCTGCCCGCCGCCGAAGGAAGAATGA
- a CDS encoding OmpA family protein, which produces MVRFTFAAALFLLPSIAHAQAIPGEGLDTHLFRPALDSKGFFAVNGADVMPGGHVSTGLVLDYGRNVLRARPEPLVRNAFAGTFHFDYGVADRAILGVSLPAILMNGSQLDVQAIQHVALQGKVKVTSFLAVAAQVGVPVGDAARQGGADPSVWFWPRVIFEQRFGAEDRFRVALEGGWRGHAASDTILALERGRYRDGSLLTYGAAASYRVLEPVDVVAETYATYLLSDSAPAVKPSNEVLGGIKVFVEKSSFLMLGAGPRYTSGFEAADFRATVGFVFEPRLEGRAGKADVDDELVDTDGDGIPDIEDACPYVKGPRTDDPRTNGCPPLRDPEPPPPSDYDHDGIPDSEDACPTEPGDPHPEDLKWHGCPSVRFGPGEMFIFEKILFETDSAKILPRSFSILDQLAKTMKEHAELLLIEIAGHADERGAERYNLTLTQARVDSVMQALVSRGVERSRLRAKGYGYYCPIEEGHDESAWSKNRRVEFKIVKTSDGSATAPLGCDRAAARGVRPDPIP; this is translated from the coding sequence ATGGTTCGCTTCACGTTCGCCGCGGCGCTCTTTCTGCTTCCGAGCATCGCCCACGCGCAGGCGATCCCAGGAGAGGGGCTCGACACGCACCTCTTCCGGCCCGCGCTCGACTCGAAGGGCTTCTTCGCGGTCAACGGCGCCGACGTGATGCCGGGCGGACACGTCAGCACCGGCCTCGTCCTCGACTACGGGCGCAACGTCCTCCGCGCGCGGCCGGAGCCGCTCGTTCGCAACGCCTTCGCGGGCACGTTTCACTTCGACTACGGCGTCGCCGATCGCGCCATCCTCGGCGTGTCGCTGCCCGCGATCCTGATGAACGGCTCGCAGCTCGACGTGCAGGCGATCCAGCACGTCGCGCTGCAAGGAAAGGTGAAGGTCACGTCGTTCCTCGCGGTCGCGGCGCAGGTCGGCGTCCCGGTCGGCGACGCCGCGCGGCAGGGGGGCGCCGATCCGTCGGTGTGGTTCTGGCCGCGCGTGATCTTCGAGCAGCGCTTCGGGGCGGAGGATCGCTTCCGCGTCGCGCTCGAAGGCGGCTGGCGCGGTCACGCCGCGAGCGACACCATCCTCGCGCTCGAGCGCGGTCGCTACCGCGACGGGAGCCTCCTCACCTACGGCGCGGCGGCTTCGTACCGCGTCCTCGAGCCGGTCGACGTCGTCGCCGAGACCTACGCCACGTACCTCCTCTCCGACTCCGCGCCCGCGGTTAAGCCCTCGAACGAGGTGCTCGGCGGGATCAAGGTCTTCGTCGAGAAGAGCTCCTTCCTCATGCTCGGCGCGGGGCCGCGCTACACGAGCGGCTTCGAGGCGGCGGACTTCCGCGCCACCGTCGGCTTCGTGTTCGAGCCGCGCCTCGAGGGGCGCGCCGGAAAGGCCGACGTCGACGACGAGCTCGTCGACACCGACGGCGACGGGATCCCCGACATCGAGGACGCGTGCCCGTACGTGAAGGGACCGCGCACGGACGATCCGCGCACGAACGGCTGCCCGCCGCTCCGCGATCCCGAGCCGCCGCCGCCCTCCGACTACGATCACGACGGGATCCCCGACAGCGAAGACGCGTGCCCCACCGAGCCCGGCGATCCTCACCCCGAAGACCTGAAATGGCACGGCTGCCCCTCGGTGCGGTTCGGGCCGGGCGAGATGTTCATCTTCGAGAAGATCCTCTTCGAGACCGACAGCGCGAAGATCCTCCCGCGATCGTTTTCGATCCTCGATCAGCTCGCGAAGACGATGAAGGAGCACGCCGAGCTGCTCCTCATCGAGATCGCCGGCCACGCCGACGAGCGCGGCGCGGAGCGCTACAACCTCACGCTGACGCAGGCGCGCGTCGACTCCGTCATGCAGGCGCTCGTCTCGCGCGGCGTCGAACGGAGCCGCCTCCGCGCGAAGGGCTACGGCTACTACTGTCCGATCGAGGAGGGGCACGACGAGTCGGCGTGGTCGAAGAACCGCCGCGTCGAGTTCAAGATCGTGAAGACGAGCGACGGCTCCGCGACCGCGCCGCTCGGCTGCGACCGCGCCGCCGCGCGCGGCGTGAGGCCGGATCCGATCCCGTGA
- a CDS encoding protein kinase: MTGTPPDDPSATIDDLRPIAERVAAPLLLAGRYQLGRLLGEGGMGEVHECRDLVVERDVALKTIRRDRSARQLGVRLFREACVQAQLEHPSIVPVYEISHDAAGATFFTMRRLSGISLESVIDKKRARDPGVDESERYGHHRLLAAFSEVCLAVHYAHSRGVLHRDIKPSNIMLGDFGEVYVLDWGLAKLRPEDGGEEAAIGPPGVRHVTAGGATLGTPGYMAPEQIGGNEIDARADVFALGAVLYEILTLEPLLDAAAIDARLRHEPATWDARASLRADVPPELDRICERATALAPADRYASARQLRDALEAYLDGERDVELRKKLAAAHLARAEEVKTKNADEALREVNRALALAPDDPRALELLVELLDSPSATEKGRAEVEAAGIARHQGAQPFVLFFTVPWFIVYPIILYVRGIRDVALAALPPMMWLAASIATVVSRRMKISDRVRFPVVLFMLAIAASTVVTGPLLLIPSLMTAAVGTHMLVQPQRLRRTTFAAGVFALLAPVVLVWLGVFTPYTFPDESRLVVHSVTRAMNGWNLGLFLTATDVAFVFGVSVFAALFRRAIDRAREAKVFTAWQLSKLVSGAPAAEPTTLPAPDSAPLPSIGGERAASPLRPHDRTTFTRDPTTETDFPLLALDGSRYVDAEPIAEDGATRLERVRDRLIGREVAMKRRRDDAGVRDIHREALFQATVEHPAVPPIYDVGSDERGPWFTMKIARGKRLSELLEAGKLPGRHERLSAFAKVCLAIELAHSRGVLHTALHPENVVLGEFGEVHVLGWSHAKRRDDGGDMVPATGPLMQSRPLAALDYLAPEQGLAPEKHDDGTIDERTDVYALGALLRAVASGAAPSAQAELPAALAEICERATKAEPSARFPSARALHDAVEAFLSSDRDDELRRQLAAERLAKAQRRADRALETGGVTARVEALRELGRALALAPDRSEALRLLAQLLATRPKRLPKEVERELEEQIWRASVKQGPLAALIYVVAFVIGFPLYAAIAGMHSPGKVFAIAAAWAVAALIVWRQSTARWLTLAPWGAVAAYVALLLTSFVLGPWFIVPSLTITITMVYVLVVQPRWQYPVIAFGTATVLAPAIPVFFGASDVIDVYGVVEPTFEIRGALHITAATFHFVLPVANLLCAAAAALYATRYRDMLDELEAANRARVHALSRLM, encoded by the coding sequence TTGACCGGGACTCCGCCGGACGACCCCAGCGCGACGATCGACGATCTCCGTCCGATCGCCGAGCGCGTCGCAGCTCCCCTCCTCCTCGCCGGCCGCTACCAGCTCGGGCGGCTCCTCGGCGAGGGAGGGATGGGCGAGGTCCACGAGTGCCGCGACCTCGTCGTCGAGCGCGACGTCGCGCTGAAGACGATCCGGCGCGATCGCTCCGCGCGCCAGCTCGGGGTCCGCCTCTTCCGCGAGGCCTGCGTCCAGGCGCAGCTCGAGCATCCGTCCATCGTCCCGGTCTACGAGATCTCGCACGACGCGGCGGGGGCGACGTTCTTCACGATGCGGAGGCTCTCCGGCATCTCGCTCGAGAGCGTGATCGACAAGAAGCGCGCGCGCGATCCCGGCGTCGACGAGTCGGAGCGCTACGGCCACCACCGCCTCCTCGCCGCGTTCTCGGAGGTCTGCCTCGCGGTCCACTACGCGCACTCGCGCGGCGTGCTCCATCGCGACATCAAGCCGAGCAACATCATGCTCGGCGACTTCGGCGAGGTGTACGTCCTCGACTGGGGGCTCGCGAAGCTGCGACCGGAGGACGGCGGCGAAGAGGCGGCGATCGGTCCGCCCGGCGTCCGCCACGTCACCGCCGGCGGCGCGACGCTCGGCACGCCCGGCTACATGGCGCCGGAGCAGATCGGCGGCAACGAGATCGACGCGCGCGCGGACGTCTTCGCCCTCGGCGCGGTGCTCTACGAGATCCTCACCCTCGAGCCGCTCCTCGACGCCGCCGCGATCGACGCGCGCCTCCGCCACGAGCCCGCGACCTGGGACGCGCGCGCGAGCCTGCGCGCCGACGTGCCGCCCGAGCTCGATCGCATCTGCGAGCGCGCGACGGCGCTGGCCCCCGCGGACCGCTACGCGTCGGCGCGCCAGCTCCGCGACGCGCTCGAGGCCTACCTCGACGGCGAGCGCGACGTCGAGCTGCGGAAGAAGCTCGCCGCTGCTCACCTCGCGCGCGCGGAGGAGGTCAAGACGAAGAACGCCGACGAGGCGCTGCGCGAGGTGAACCGCGCCCTCGCGCTCGCGCCGGACGATCCGCGCGCGCTCGAGCTCCTCGTCGAGCTGCTCGACAGCCCCTCCGCGACGGAGAAGGGACGCGCCGAGGTCGAGGCGGCCGGCATCGCGCGGCACCAGGGCGCGCAGCCGTTCGTCCTCTTCTTCACCGTGCCGTGGTTCATCGTCTACCCGATCATCCTCTACGTCCGCGGCATCCGCGACGTCGCGCTCGCCGCGCTGCCGCCGATGATGTGGCTCGCGGCGTCGATCGCCACCGTCGTCTCGCGCCGGATGAAGATCAGCGATCGCGTCCGCTTCCCCGTCGTCCTCTTCATGCTCGCGATCGCGGCGAGCACGGTGGTGACGGGGCCGCTCCTCCTCATCCCTTCGCTCATGACCGCCGCGGTCGGCACGCACATGCTCGTGCAGCCGCAGCGCCTCCGGCGGACGACGTTCGCCGCCGGCGTCTTCGCGCTCCTCGCGCCCGTCGTGCTCGTCTGGCTCGGCGTCTTCACGCCCTACACGTTCCCCGACGAGTCGCGCCTCGTCGTCCACTCCGTCACGCGCGCGATGAACGGATGGAACCTCGGGCTGTTCCTCACCGCGACCGACGTCGCGTTCGTGTTCGGCGTCTCCGTCTTCGCCGCGCTCTTCCGCCGCGCGATCGACCGCGCGCGGGAGGCGAAGGTCTTCACCGCGTGGCAGCTCTCGAAGCTCGTCTCCGGCGCGCCGGCGGCCGAGCCGACGACGCTGCCCGCGCCCGACTCGGCGCCGCTGCCTTCGATCGGCGGGGAGCGCGCCGCCTCGCCGCTCCGCCCGCACGACCGCACGACCTTCACCCGCGACCCCACGACCGAGACCGACTTCCCGCTCCTCGCGCTCGACGGATCGCGCTACGTCGACGCGGAGCCGATCGCGGAGGACGGCGCGACGCGGCTCGAGCGCGTGCGCGACCGCCTGATCGGCCGCGAGGTCGCGATGAAGCGGCGGCGCGACGACGCCGGCGTCCGCGACATCCATCGCGAGGCGCTCTTCCAGGCGACGGTGGAGCACCCCGCCGTCCCTCCGATCTACGACGTCGGCAGCGACGAGCGCGGTCCGTGGTTCACGATGAAGATCGCGCGCGGCAAGCGCCTCTCGGAGCTCCTCGAGGCGGGGAAGTTGCCGGGCCGGCACGAGCGGCTCAGCGCGTTCGCGAAGGTGTGCCTCGCGATCGAGCTCGCGCACTCGCGCGGCGTCCTCCACACCGCGCTCCATCCCGAGAACGTCGTGCTCGGCGAGTTCGGCGAGGTGCACGTCCTCGGCTGGAGCCACGCGAAGCGCCGCGACGACGGCGGCGACATGGTCCCCGCGACCGGCCCGCTCATGCAGAGCCGCCCCCTCGCCGCGCTCGACTACCTCGCGCCCGAGCAAGGCCTCGCGCCCGAGAAACATGACGACGGAACGATCGACGAGCGCACCGACGTCTATGCGCTCGGCGCGCTCCTCCGCGCGGTCGCGTCCGGCGCCGCGCCCTCCGCGCAGGCCGAGCTCCCCGCCGCGCTCGCGGAGATCTGCGAGCGCGCGACGAAGGCGGAGCCCTCCGCGCGCTTCCCGTCCGCGCGCGCGCTCCACGACGCGGTCGAGGCGTTCCTCTCGTCCGATCGCGACGACGAGCTCCGGCGCCAGCTCGCGGCGGAGCGCCTCGCGAAGGCGCAGCGCCGCGCCGATCGCGCGCTCGAGACGGGCGGCGTCACCGCGCGGGTGGAGGCGCTCCGCGAGCTCGGCCGCGCCCTCGCGCTCGCGCCCGATCGCTCGGAGGCTCTGCGGCTCCTCGCGCAGCTCCTCGCGACGCGACCGAAACGCCTGCCGAAGGAGGTCGAGCGCGAGCTCGAAGAGCAGATCTGGCGCGCGTCGGTGAAGCAGGGCCCGCTCGCGGCGTTGATCTACGTCGTCGCGTTCGTGATCGGGTTCCCGCTCTACGCCGCGATCGCCGGGATGCACTCGCCGGGGAAGGTGTTCGCGATCGCCGCGGCCTGGGCCGTCGCCGCGCTCATCGTGTGGCGGCAGAGCACCGCGCGCTGGCTCACCCTCGCGCCGTGGGGCGCGGTCGCGGCGTACGTCGCGCTCTTGCTCACGTCGTTCGTGCTCGGACCGTGGTTCATCGTCCCATCGCTCACGATCACGATCACGATGGTCTACGTCCTCGTCGTCCAGCCGCGCTGGCAGTACCCGGTCATCGCGTTCGGCACCGCGACCGTGCTCGCGCCCGCGATCCCGGTCTTCTTCGGGGCCTCGGACGTCATCGACGTCTACGGCGTGGTGGAGCCGACGTTCGAGATCCGCGGCGCGCTCCACATCACCGCGGCGACGTTCCACTTCGTGCTCCCCGTCGCCAACCTCCTCTGCGCCGCCGCCGCCGCGCTCTACGCGACCCGCTACCGCGACATGCTCGACGAGCTCGAGGCCGCGAACCGCGCGCGCGTGCACGCGCTGTCGCGGCTGATGTGA
- a CDS encoding HAMP domain-containing protein, translating into MRWTLRTKWTLAVLAIGIVPLAVLGGVVLELQRSGLARAEKELEAAVVDEAATRVLVDLDATARTGARVGKLLGDESADVDARIGAIRELVAGPLTGVGIFDGERRFVDAVIAEGKDDPALHVAPARAGFEVLPDGRVRWAGPIEGAVEGWVVLAVSPGALDERLKDLSLVRFGAPDRVYLVDATRRPIAGRGRGEPLPIFERPMPTSFSAELVVTTELVDRGVPKVATLRTMPEQGWALVVERPTAEAFAALSRTRHALAVSLGAFTLLAAMAGLLVARRSLRPLGPLMDLVRRYAQREFRARSAVRSGDELEALGSSLEKMADDLAASETEIAKRARTEENLRRYLPAEAAEAAVNEGALDLGGAKRSVTVVFADVVAFTSFAERTPPDKAVAFLNELFTILSEVVFRHEGMVDKFIGDCIMAVFRGDDHCARALAAAEDMHAFVASNLPRWRSEYTFDVELGIGVATGEVLLGNLGSESRMEYTVIGDAVNVAARLEAIARPRQTLATREVKEACPAHRFTSLGEHALRGKAQPVEVFEVVT; encoded by the coding sequence ATGCGCTGGACGCTGAGGACGAAGTGGACGCTCGCCGTGCTCGCGATCGGCATCGTACCGCTCGCCGTCCTCGGCGGCGTCGTCCTCGAGCTGCAGCGGAGCGGGCTCGCGCGCGCGGAGAAGGAGCTCGAGGCCGCGGTCGTCGACGAGGCCGCGACGCGCGTGCTCGTCGATCTCGACGCCACCGCGCGGACGGGCGCGCGGGTCGGGAAGCTGCTCGGCGACGAGAGCGCCGACGTCGACGCGCGCATCGGCGCGATCCGCGAGCTCGTCGCAGGGCCGCTCACCGGGGTCGGGATCTTCGACGGCGAGCGGAGGTTCGTCGACGCCGTGATCGCGGAGGGCAAGGACGACCCCGCGCTCCACGTCGCGCCGGCGCGCGCGGGCTTCGAGGTGCTGCCCGACGGGCGCGTCCGCTGGGCGGGACCGATCGAGGGCGCGGTCGAAGGTTGGGTCGTCCTCGCCGTCTCGCCGGGCGCGCTCGACGAGCGGCTGAAGGACCTCTCGCTCGTGCGCTTCGGCGCGCCCGATCGCGTCTACCTCGTCGACGCGACGCGGAGGCCGATCGCGGGGCGCGGCCGCGGCGAGCCGCTCCCGATCTTCGAGCGTCCGATGCCGACCTCGTTCAGCGCGGAGCTCGTCGTCACGACCGAGCTCGTCGATCGCGGCGTACCGAAGGTCGCGACTCTGCGCACGATGCCGGAGCAAGGCTGGGCGCTCGTGGTGGAGCGCCCCACCGCGGAGGCCTTCGCCGCGCTCTCGCGGACGCGCCACGCGCTCGCGGTCTCGCTCGGCGCGTTCACGTTGCTCGCGGCGATGGCGGGTCTCCTCGTCGCGCGGCGATCGCTCCGGCCGCTCGGGCCGCTCATGGACCTCGTGCGCCGCTACGCGCAGCGCGAGTTCCGAGCGCGGAGCGCGGTGCGGAGCGGCGACGAGCTCGAGGCCCTCGGCTCGTCGCTCGAGAAGATGGCGGACGACCTCGCCGCGAGCGAGACCGAGATCGCGAAGCGCGCGCGCACGGAGGAGAACCTGCGCCGCTACCTCCCCGCCGAGGCAGCCGAGGCGGCCGTGAACGAGGGCGCGCTCGACCTCGGCGGCGCGAAGCGGAGCGTCACCGTCGTCTTCGCCGACGTCGTCGCGTTCACGAGCTTCGCGGAGCGGACGCCGCCGGACAAGGCGGTCGCCTTCCTCAACGAGCTGTTCACGATCCTCTCCGAGGTCGTGTTCCGGCACGAGGGCATGGTCGACAAGTTCATCGGCGACTGCATCATGGCCGTGTTCCGCGGCGACGATCACTGCGCGCGCGCCCTCGCGGCGGCGGAGGACATGCACGCGTTCGTCGCCTCGAACCTCCCGCGCTGGCGCTCGGAGTACACGTTCGACGTGGAGCTCGGGATCGGCGTCGCGACCGGCGAGGTCCTCCTCGGCAACCTCGGGAGCGAGTCGCGGATGGAGTACACCGTCATCGGAGATGCGGTGAACGTCGCGGCGCGGCTCGAGGCGATCGCGCGGCCGCGGCAGACGCTCGCGACGCGCGAGGTGAAGGAGGCGTGCCCCGCTCATCGCTTCACGTCGCTCGGCGAGCACGCGCTCCGCGGCAAGGCGCAGCCGGTCGAGGTCTTCGAGGTGGTCACGTGA
- a CDS encoding phosphatase PAP2 family protein — MKRALVTLALLVMPSLARADEPKTEPKKEPITRPIELRFDWRIDGPVLGALAVTTVGFRLIRDDLEPSYCRICDGDGPGEVNAVDRWFRDALVRRDTHPANVTSYVLAFGAAPLSGAALSVLAAVADERGDEAAADVAMVAEGGFAAMMTTQVLEAITLRERPYVHAMSDPDVRRAEIAKTGAFHSFPAGHVVETFGIAAASGMVASMRGYRLAPLVWIAGMTIGAATAYTRIAADRHYFTDTLAGAAIGTVVGGAIPFFFHRPRTRMPALVAQPVRGGVAFSAGWTL, encoded by the coding sequence ATGAAGCGCGCCCTCGTCACCCTCGCGCTCCTCGTGATGCCGTCGCTCGCGCGCGCCGACGAGCCGAAGACCGAGCCGAAGAAGGAGCCGATCACGCGTCCGATCGAGCTCCGCTTCGACTGGCGCATCGACGGCCCCGTGCTCGGCGCGCTCGCCGTCACGACGGTGGGCTTTCGCCTGATCCGCGACGACCTCGAGCCGAGCTACTGCCGCATCTGCGACGGCGACGGCCCCGGCGAGGTGAACGCGGTCGACCGCTGGTTCCGCGACGCGCTCGTGCGCCGCGACACGCACCCCGCGAACGTCACGAGCTACGTGCTCGCGTTCGGCGCGGCGCCGCTCTCCGGCGCGGCGCTGAGCGTCCTCGCCGCCGTCGCCGACGAGCGCGGCGACGAGGCCGCCGCCGACGTCGCGATGGTCGCCGAGGGCGGCTTCGCCGCGATGATGACGACGCAGGTGCTCGAGGCGATCACGCTGCGAGAGCGGCCTTACGTGCACGCGATGAGCGATCCCGACGTGCGACGCGCCGAGATCGCGAAGACAGGCGCGTTCCATTCGTTCCCCGCCGGGCACGTCGTCGAGACGTTCGGCATCGCCGCCGCGAGCGGCATGGTCGCGAGCATGCGCGGCTACCGCCTCGCCCCGCTCGTGTGGATCGCCGGCATGACGATCGGCGCCGCGACCGCGTACACACGCATCGCAGCCGACCGCCACTACTTCACCGACACCCTCGCCGGCGCCGCGATCGGCACAGTGGTCGGCGGCGCGATCCCGTTCTTCTTCCATCGCCCACGCACGAGGATGCCCGCGCTCGTGGCGCAGCCCGTCCGCGGCGGCGTCGCGTTCAGCGCAGGGTGGACGCTGTAG
- a CDS encoding serine/threonine protein kinase codes for MSARRVGDRFVVGDVLGSGGMSSIHRGTDERLGEEVAIKFLRQSLTSDPVVRERFRREATALAKLRHPGIVSVLDFGEADGELYLVLELLRGRTLEERLFEGALAPVAAAPIFDQLLAALELCHEAGVVHRDIKPSNVMLTGPERVTLIDFGLARIETQEDTKLTETGTVHGTPSYMAPEQCRGHEVGPPADVYAVGVMLYEALSGAPPFGGDNAAVLMAQHLFAPPAPLPLLPRGLEAAILHALQKKPEDRPTARALRHELTSAFKGTDAATLAEEAAKQRVHMAGLPRSERALTGRPPAAKTEPMLAAPAATVGLWMSASNRSAELRGALGTAGFVVVLADGDEPPIADVVLASAKDGFERLRALGKRAFVLVDVGGPAETTRAIRAGAADMLLTSAPDADVVPKLQKVLRRVRRG; via the coding sequence GTGAGCGCGCGGCGCGTCGGCGATCGCTTCGTCGTCGGCGACGTGCTCGGCAGCGGCGGCATGAGCAGCATCCATCGCGGGACGGACGAGCGCCTCGGCGAGGAGGTCGCGATCAAGTTCCTCCGCCAGAGCCTGACGAGCGATCCCGTCGTGCGCGAGCGCTTCCGGCGCGAGGCGACGGCGCTCGCGAAGCTCCGTCATCCCGGCATCGTCTCGGTCCTCGACTTCGGCGAGGCGGACGGCGAGCTCTACCTCGTCCTCGAGCTCCTCCGCGGCCGCACCCTCGAGGAGCGGCTCTTCGAGGGCGCCCTCGCTCCGGTCGCCGCCGCGCCGATCTTCGATCAGCTCCTCGCCGCGCTCGAGCTGTGTCACGAGGCGGGGGTCGTCCATCGCGACATCAAGCCGTCGAACGTGATGCTCACCGGCCCCGAGCGCGTGACGCTCATCGATTTCGGTCTCGCGCGGATCGAGACGCAGGAGGACACGAAGCTCACCGAGACGGGCACGGTCCACGGCACGCCGAGCTACATGGCGCCGGAGCAATGCCGCGGCCACGAGGTCGGTCCGCCCGCCGACGTCTACGCGGTCGGCGTCATGCTCTACGAGGCGCTCTCGGGCGCGCCGCCCTTCGGCGGCGACAACGCGGCGGTGCTGATGGCGCAGCACCTCTTCGCGCCGCCGGCGCCGCTCCCGCTCCTCCCGCGCGGCCTCGAAGCCGCGATCCTGCATGCGCTCCAGAAGAAGCCGGAAGATCGCCCCACTGCGCGCGCGCTGCGCCACGAGCTGACGTCCGCGTTCAAGGGCACCGACGCGGCGACGCTCGCGGAGGAGGCGGCGAAGCAGCGCGTGCACATGGCGGGGCTGCCGCGCAGCGAGCGCGCGCTCACGGGGCGGCCTCCCGCCGCGAAGACGGAGCCGATGCTCGCGGCGCCTGCCGCGACGGTGGGTCTCTGGATGTCCGCGTCGAACCGCAGCGCGGAGCTCCGCGGCGCGCTCGGCACCGCCGGCTTCGTGGTCGTCCTCGCGGACGGAGACGAGCCGCCGATCGCGGACGTGGTGCTCGCGTCCGCGAAGGACGGCTTCGAGCGACTGCGCGCGCTCGGGAAGCGCGCCTTCGTGCTCGTCGACGTCGGCGGTCCGGCGGAGACGACACGCGCGATCCGCGCCGGCGCCGCCGACATGCTCCTCACGAGCGCCCCCGACGCCGACGTCGTCCCGAAGCTGCAGAAGGTGCTCCGCCGCGTTCGTCGAGGTTGA